Genomic window (Pradoshia sp. D12):
GGTTCTGCAAGCTAAAGAAATGTTGCGGAATTAGTCTGTTAATCGTTTTTATGTTTAAAAATCAAGATGTTATTTGGTAGGTTTACATTCAAGAGACTTCATAAAACATAACTTGAGTAGAAACTCATCAGTAGTAAAACTAAAGCTTATCTTTATTAAAAGGGGGGGAAAATCTCTCCTTTTTTTATTTTGGGTCTTATTTCGCTCTTTCTTGAATGATTAAACCCCTTTTCTACAAAATATTTACAATAAAGTTATTGACTGTTAATACAGAATATTATAACAATAAGGTTATAAGTAGAGGGGGAATATGGCGTGAATGAAAAACTAAATCCTATGATAGATAAGATTATCCAAAATATAGAGAAAGTGATTATCGGTAAAAGAGAGGTTGCTAAGTTAAGCATTACAGCCCTTTTGGCAAAAGGACATGTATTGCTTGAGGATGTACCCGGTGTTGGGAAGACTATGTTAGTTAAGTCTATTGCCAAATCAATTCAGGCTGATTATAAGCGTATTCAGTTTACACCGGATTTATTGCCATCTGATGTAACCGGTATTTCCATCTATAATCCGAAAGAGCATGAATTTATCTTTCGTCCCGGGCCTATTATGGGGAATATCATATTGGCTGATGAAATCAATCGAACATCTCCCAAAACACAGTCATCCTTGCTGGAAGCAATGGAGGAACATAGAGTTACCGTTGATGGCGTGACACACAAATTGGCCAATCCATTCTTTGTTATGGCCACCCAAAACCCAATTGAATATGAAGGTACCTATTCTTTACCAGAAGCGCAGCTGGACCGATTTTTACTTAAAATGAAAATGGGTTATCCGGAGATGGCTGATGAATTGGCGATTTTGACAAATGCAAAAATGCTTGCTTCTGTTGAAGATTTAAATCCTGTAATTACTGTTGATGAAATGGTGAAGCTGCAGGAGGAAATCCAATCTGTATATGTGGATGATATGATTGCGCGGTATATTGTAGAACTGGCTGTGAAAACGAGGAACGATAATCGAGTTTATTTAGGCGTAAGCCCACGTGGAACGGTTGCTCTTATGAAGGCTTCGCAGGCTTGGGCTTTTATGCATAATCGTGATTACTGTATACCAGATGATGTACAATTTCTACTTCCATATGTATTTAATCATCGTATGATCGTGAAGGCTGAATCGGTTTATGATGGATTCAATGCTCAAGTTATTCTCGATGAAATTTTAGCAAGGACGCCTGTACCGGTACAAAGGCAAGTGAATTAAAAATGAAATTTATAAGAATGACGTTAAATAAATGGGAAAAGTGGTGGAAATTTGTCATTCTCCTGCTTTTACTAATTATGACGTTCACATATGCCATGTTCCAGGGAGGGTTTGTCAGCTGGTTCCTTTTTTATAGTTTTCTTCCGTTCGCCTTGTATGCTCTAATGATTTTTGTCTATCCATTAAGTGATTTTACAGTAGAGCGGGTCTTAGGTGATCAGGAATTAACGGCCGGTGACCCAGTAGTTATGAAAATTATTATTAAAAGGAATATGCCGGTTCCGATTGCCTACCTGCTCATTCATGAACTATTACCGGAAAGGCTGGAAATCCTACTCGGAAGGGAAAAAATCAGTTCTATCGTTTTTCCGGGATTCAGAAAAAGAATAGAATTGTCCTATAACATTAAGAGTATGCCAAGAGGAGAGCATACCTTTAATAAGCTTGAAATAAGAACAGGAGATATTCTCGGGTTAATTGAGAAGAGTAGAATGATAGATTCCGATAAAAAAATCCTTGTACTTCCTGCAACGGTTCCTTTGCCATTAAGACAGGTTCTCGGTGATTATGAACAAGGCAAGCGCACAAATTCCTATAAAATCAGAAATGAAACAGCGATGGTTTCTGGTATTCGAGATTATGCTCCGGGTGATCGTATGACCGTCATTGACTGGAAATCAAGTGCAAGGGGCGTCGGGCTCAAAACTAAAAACTTTGAAGAAAAACACAGCAGTGACTTCTTTCTTTTAATAAATTGTGAGAGTGACCACTCTGTTTTTGAAGAAATGGTGACCTTTAGTGCATCAATCGCTGAAATTGGTTTGACTAAGGGGATGAAATTGGGTCTCTGGGCTGGTGGAGGTGGACTGGATAACCTATTAGAAGTAAAGGAAGGAAAAGGATATGTTCATAAAGCCTTGAATTTTATGGCTAAAATAAAAGCTTCGCCAAAAATTGATGTAAGTTCCCCAAGATTTTATACACCTCAGACAAGATTTATACCGCCAAATGCATCTCTTATTGTTGTTACTTCTGTTTTACATTTACCATTCGTAAAAGCATATACCAACCTTGCTGGAGGAATCCATTCCTTGTATATTCTATTTTTCTGTGAATCTTCCCATGTACTCAATAAGGCTGAACAAGAGGCCTATACCTTTGGAATAAATCATGGAGCGAAAATGTCTATTATTCGAAATCGAGAGGATTGGGGAGTTTTTGAAGAGAGGGGCGGCAGATGAAAATGAAAACGAATAACCTGCATCCCGGTATACGTCTTCTGTTATTCCTGTTTGCTTTTATTATGCTAATAGAGTGGATGAGACCAGTTGGAGAAGTGACAAACACAAGCCAAATTAAGTATTTTATTATTTTTGCAGCCGTTTCATTGGTGATGTATGCATTCAGAGTGTCCTGGAAAATCATGACTCCTGC
Coding sequences:
- a CDS encoding AAA family ATPase — translated: MIDKIIQNIEKVIIGKREVAKLSITALLAKGHVLLEDVPGVGKTMLVKSIAKSIQADYKRIQFTPDLLPSDVTGISIYNPKEHEFIFRPGPIMGNIILADEINRTSPKTQSSLLEAMEEHRVTVDGVTHKLANPFFVMATQNPIEYEGTYSLPEAQLDRFLLKMKMGYPEMADELAILTNAKMLASVEDLNPVITVDEMVKLQEEIQSVYVDDMIARYIVELAVKTRNDNRVYLGVSPRGTVALMKASQAWAFMHNRDYCIPDDVQFLLPYVFNHRMIVKAESVYDGFNAQVILDEILARTPVPVQRQVN
- a CDS encoding DUF58 domain-containing protein; translated protein: MKFIRMTLNKWEKWWKFVILLLLLIMTFTYAMFQGGFVSWFLFYSFLPFALYALMIFVYPLSDFTVERVLGDQELTAGDPVVMKIIIKRNMPVPIAYLLIHELLPERLEILLGREKISSIVFPGFRKRIELSYNIKSMPRGEHTFNKLEIRTGDILGLIEKSRMIDSDKKILVLPATVPLPLRQVLGDYEQGKRTNSYKIRNETAMVSGIRDYAPGDRMTVIDWKSSARGVGLKTKNFEEKHSSDFFLLINCESDHSVFEEMVTFSASIAEIGLTKGMKLGLWAGGGGLDNLLEVKEGKGYVHKALNFMAKIKASPKIDVSSPRFYTPQTRFIPPNASLIVVTSVLHLPFVKAYTNLAGGIHSLYILFFCESSHVLNKAEQEAYTFGINHGAKMSIIRNREDWGVFEERGGR